In Nostoc sp. CENA543, a single genomic region encodes these proteins:
- the tgt gene encoding tRNA guanosine(34) transglycosylase Tgt, producing MSAIFSYQTLARCSQTKARVGVFSTPHGIVETPRFMPVGTLANVKTVTPAQLKETGAQMILSNTYHLHLQPGEAIVAGGGGLHKFMGWNGPILTDSGGFQVFSLSEMRKITEEGVTFRSPHDGQIIKLTPERSIEIQNVLGADVIMAFDECPPYPATRQEVEASTERTYRWLERCIVAHQRQDQALFGIVQGGVYLDLRAKAAHALKEFDLPGYAIGGVSVGEPPELMAQIVQATAPLLPPEKPRYLMGVGTYREMVIAIASGIDLFDCVIPTRWARHGTAMVKGERWNLKNAKFREDFAPLDETCPCYACQNFSRAYISHLVRSQEILAYTLLSIHNITELIRFTQKIREAILGDRFMAEFGHWLNPSENGELGTGD from the coding sequence TTGAGTGCCATCTTTTCTTATCAAACTTTGGCTCGTTGTAGCCAGACAAAAGCTAGAGTCGGTGTATTCTCCACACCGCACGGCATTGTAGAAACTCCCAGATTTATGCCCGTGGGAACACTAGCTAATGTTAAAACTGTCACCCCAGCCCAGTTAAAAGAGACTGGGGCGCAGATGATTCTATCTAACACCTATCATCTCCATCTCCAACCAGGGGAAGCAATTGTGGCGGGTGGAGGTGGTTTGCATAAGTTTATGGGCTGGAACGGGCCGATATTGACTGATTCCGGTGGGTTTCAGGTTTTCAGCCTCAGCGAAATGCGAAAAATTACGGAAGAAGGTGTAACTTTCCGTTCTCCCCATGACGGGCAAATTATTAAACTCACGCCAGAACGTTCCATAGAGATTCAGAATGTTTTAGGCGCGGATGTGATCATGGCGTTTGATGAATGTCCACCCTACCCAGCAACGCGTCAAGAAGTAGAAGCGTCAACAGAACGCACTTACCGATGGTTAGAACGCTGTATTGTAGCCCATCAGCGTCAAGATCAAGCATTGTTTGGCATTGTCCAAGGTGGTGTGTATTTAGATTTACGTGCTAAAGCTGCTCATGCTTTAAAGGAATTTGATTTACCTGGCTATGCTATTGGCGGCGTGAGTGTGGGAGAACCACCAGAATTAATGGCGCAAATTGTCCAAGCCACCGCACCATTATTACCACCAGAGAAACCGCGTTATTTAATGGGTGTGGGGACATATCGCGAAATGGTGATTGCGATCGCTTCTGGGATAGACTTATTTGATTGTGTCATTCCTACCCGTTGGGCGAGACACGGTACAGCAATGGTTAAAGGCGAACGTTGGAACTTAAAAAATGCCAAGTTCCGTGAAGATTTCGCCCCATTAGATGAAACTTGCCCTTGTTATGCTTGTCAAAATTTTAGTCGAGCTTACATTTCCCATTTAGTGCGATCGCAAGAAATTTTAGCCTACACCTTATTGAGCATTCATAACATCACCGAACTAATTCGGTTTACCCAAAAAATCAGAGAAGCAATCTTAGGTGATCGCTTCATGGCAGAATTTGGACATTGGCTAAATCCCTCAGAAAATGGGGAGTTGGGGACTGGGGACTAG